The window TACGAAACCGACGGACGTACACCCGAGTGACGGGACGTTCGAGCGGTCGACGGCGAGGCAGTCTGCGTGACGACCACCACCTCTCCGAGCGAGCGCGAACGTATGGGGAAGCCGTGGTCCGGAGCGACGGCTGGCCGCTGTCGGCGCTCGACTGCTCCGATATCGCGTGGGCGACCACCACACGTACCCGACGGCGAAACGGTCGCTGCGCCTACGAACCCGACGGCGGGTGTGTCATCACCATCGGCGAACACGTCTACGAGCGGGGCGGCTTCGCGGCCTGCGAGGAAATCATCCGCCACGAACTCGTCCACGCGTGGCAACACCAGCACCGCGGTGAACGGGTAGTGATTTCCGACGACGTCGCAAGCATCATCGACGGAGACACGACAGCCGAAACCGTCCGTATCGAACCGGGCCACGGCCCCTCGTTTCAGACGTGGGTCGAGCCGCTGGACCTCTCTGGGCGGTGTTCGACGCCCTACGAGCGAGAGCGTGCCGACTACAACTACGTCGTCGAATGTCCCGACTGCGGCGAGTGGTGGGGGAAGTTCCGCCTCTGCAAAACCGTTCGACAGGCCGCTCACGGCCGGGTCGGCACGACGGGCTATCGCTACTGTACGGACTGCGAGACGCTTCTGTATCTCCGTTCGGGCGACCGGTATCTCGACCACGGACCGCACGACGACGAGGCGATTCGTGCTTTCACTGAGGAGGAGATAGAGACCGTTCCGACGACACCCGTTAGGCTGCTAGAGCCAGCCAGTCGGTAAACCGAGTGCATACGACGCGCCGAGAAAACATCTGGAGCATCCGCGAGCGCCGGTGGCGCTCGCTCGCGTGCAAAAAGTTTCTACCACGGCTCGTCTTTCAGCCCGAACGCGTAGGCGAGCATGTTCGTGCCGACGTGTAGGACGGGCGTGAGCACGAGGATGGCGACGATAACTGGGAGGGTGAAGGTAGCGCGGAACCAGCCGGTCGCGACGATGAACGTCAAGAGGAGCGAGACGACGACGAAATCGAGTTGGTCGACGCCCGGGAAGACGGCGCCTCGTTCGCGGCCGGTGCGGCGCTTGAGGAACGAGGCGAGGATGTCGCCGAGCATCGCACCGAAGGCCAGTGCGACGGCCGCATGGAGGGGGAATTCGGGGACGCCGACGCCACTGAGGCTGGCGAATCCATCATGGAGTTGATTGAGCAGGAGGGCGACGACGACGCCGGCCGCGGTACCGAAGGCGGTGCCGCGCCAGGTCTTGCCGTCCCCGAGGATGCGTTTGCCGTCATCGAGCGTTCGACCGCCGTCGATGGGGCGGCCCCCACCCGCGAGGACGGCCACGTTGTTCGGGATGTAGGCGGGCAACATGGCCCAGAAGGCGATGACGACCGTCTCGACTACCATATCCCGTCTGCACCCGGCGGGAGTATAAGAACGGCGGAACGCGGTCCGAGGGGTACGCTCTTGGGGCCGCCGGCAGTAGTTGGACGCATGATACCGCCAATCGCCCGGCGGTTCGTTGCCGGCGAATCGGCCGCGAGCGCGATGGACCACGCGCGGGGGCTCAACGACGACGGCATCGGCGCGATACTCAACCTCCTCGGGGAGCATTACGACGAACGGCGGCCCGCCGACGAGGATACCCGAACCTACTGCGACCTCCTCGATGAGATTGGCGAGACGAGCCTCGATGCCTGCATCTCGGTCAAGCCTTCCCAGTTGGGTCTCGACGTCGGTGAGGGCGTCTTCCGGGAGAACCTCGAACGAATCGTCGAAGCCGCGGCGGCCAACGAGGCGTTCGTCTGGATGGATATGGAGGACCACACGACCACCGAGGCGACGCTGGACGCCTTCGAGGCACAGGTCGAAACGTACCCCAAGATGGGCCTGTGTCTGCAGGCGAACCTCAAGCGGACCCCGAGCGACATCGAGCGACTGGCTGACCGTCCCGGGCGGATGCGGCTGGTCAAGGGTGCCTACGACGAGCCGCCCGAAGTTTCGTACACCGACAAGGCCCGGGTCAACGAGGCCTACCGTGAGAACCTCGAATTCGCATTTCAGGAGTTCGACGCCGGCGTCGCCGTCGGCAGCCACGACCCCGAAATGATCGACTACGCGAAGGACCTTCACGAGGAGTACGGCACCCCCTACGAGGTGCAGATGCTGATGGGCGTCCGCGAGGAAGCCCAGCGGGACCTCGCCGCCGACGGCGTCACCGTCTACCAGTACGCGCCCTACGGCGATAGATGGCTCTCGTATTTCTACCGGCGCGTCATGGAGCGCAAGGAAAACGCGCTGTTCGCCCTCAGAGCCGTCCTGGGGCGTTAATCCTGGTCTCGGTCGTCACGGTCGTCCTCGGAGGCCGACATCTCCTCGGTCACGTCGATGTGGATGCCGTGGTCGCGGCTCTCACCGAACCCGGCGCTGAGGATTCGTGTGAGTGCGTCCTCGACGTTCTCGTCGACCTCGGTGTAGCGGTCGGGTTCGACTTCGACCACGTAGCCGGTGGTGATGTTGGGTGCGGTCGGCAAAAAGAGTACATCTCGTCCGTCTTCGGTCTGTTTTCCGGTTTTGAACGCGGTCATACGCATGCCGTCCCACGTTTCCAGTTTCACGGGCGTCTGCAGGTCCTCGGGACCCGAAACCGCGGTTTCGACTGCCATCTTCGAGGCGTTGTAGACGATTCGAAGCCCGGGCAGTCGATTCATCATGCCGTCGAGGGCGCCTTCGAGGAAGTCCCCAACTGCGGTCCGCATCAGATAGCCGACAGAGAGGACGAGCAGGCCGAAAAGCACCAGCGTAATCGCGACCCGGGCCTCCACGGGCTGGCCCTCAAGGGTGGATTCCAGAAACGGGAGATTGGCGATAGCCTGATAGATGAACGCGACCACGTACGCCGTCACCAGAATCGGGACGAGAACGATGAGCCCGCTCGCAATATCACGTTTCCAGGAGGACGACAGCATTCGTTCATAGATTTACCTGCCGCGTATTCAGCGCTTCGACCGAGCGACGTCCAAAAGACGGGGATCGGACATGCTACGATGATGCCGCCTACTGAGGCGGAGGTGGGCAAGCCCACGGAAGAAATCAGGGTGCGCTGCCACGTTCTGCGAGCATCGACGCTGCTCGTTCCGCCCACCCGCCCCGGTGGAAGCTCACGACGACGACCACAGCCATCCAGACGTAGGCCAGACCGATGCCGAAATACGCGCCGATGACGCCGTAGTCGAGTACGACGCCGACGAGATAGGTAAAGCCGAGCATAAATATCGCAAGCCCCGACGTTCGGGCGACGAACGGGATTCGCGTTTCGCTCGCCCCGGCGAAGGCACCCTGTAGGATGGCGAAGGTAACGAGGAAGACAGCGGTGAGTCCGTAGACCCGCGCGAACCCGGTCGCGTAGGTAATCGTCGCCACGTCGTCGGTGAACACCGATACGAAGGGTTCGGCAACGAGCGCCAGTATCGCACCGAAACCACCGACGAGCAGGGCCCCGAGTCCGGCCGTCGCCCATCCCTGAAACCGTGCGAGTTCGGCGTCGCCGTCGCCGAGCGCCTGCCCGACGAGGACGCTCGCACCGACGTGGAATCCGCGGGATATCGGTCCCGTCAACTGCTGATAGAGTCGGCGGCCGATGTGGAACGCCGCGTTGATTTCGGTCCCGAAGCCGAGCAGGATGGCGTTCAACGGGAACTCAACGAGCGTCGAGATGAGCCCCTCACCGACGGACGGCGCGCTCACCTGTAGCAGTTGTTTGGTGATGACGAGGTCCTGCGGTCGCGCCAGGTTGGCATCGGCCCACCCCGTCGCGAGCGCCACGAGCAGCATGACGGCGGTGAAGACGTTGGCGGCGGCCGTCGCCAGACCGACGCCGACGACCGAAAGCCGTGGCGCGCCGAGCAGACCGAGGCCGAGCGTCACCGAACCCGCGATGTTGAGGACGTTGGCGACTATATTGACGTACATCGGCGTTCGCGTATCCCCGGTTCCCTGCAGCGACCGGGCCGCGATGAGGCCGACGTGGCGGGCCGGCGCGGTCGCCAGCACGATGGCGAGATACGTTCCGCCGAGCGAGGCGACATCGTCCGGGGCACCGAGCAGCGCGATGGCTTGCTCGCCGAAGAGGATACCGCCAACTGCGAACGGAACGCCGATGACCGCTCCGACGACCAGTGCCTGTGAAATCGCCTCGTCACGATTGGCGATGGCACCGCTGCCGGTGTCCTGTGAGGACAGCGCGATGGCGCCGCTACCCATCCCGAGGCCGACCCATAGCGGAAACCGCGCATAGAGATCGGCCAGCCCGATGGCGGCGACAGCGATGGGCGAAAACAGCGCCGTCACGAGGATGTCGACGGTCCGCATCAGCGTCCGGGTGGTCTGTTCGACCATCACCGGCCACGACAGCGAGAGGACCTGACGCCACACCGACAGCAGTCGCTCGCGCACGGCGGGGGCTTCGCTCGCCGCCGATTTTACACTTCTGTATCTGCTGGCCGAACGAGGGTTACATCAGCCGTACGGACCGACGTATCGAGCGATAGCGAGCAGGCGGAACGACCGCTCCGACAGTCCGTGTTCCACGCTCCGGCCCCGGCGGACTGTCGGCTGATTCTCAGCGCATAGCGCCGATGGTCGCGTTTCCGTACTTAAATCCACGCCGTCGACTGCTCACAGCGATAGCCGTGACCGCAGCGACCGCGTTTTCATCCCGCATTCCTCGCGGTACTCGCAGGCACCACATCGGGCATCGTCGTGGAGCCGAGGCGGCGGCCCATCCAGCGATTCCGCGGTTCGGAGCGCACGCCGGTACAGCGCCTTCTTCCGCGTGGTCAGCCGAACCTCGCGAACGATGCCGTGGGTGGGATACTCGATAAAACCCCGTTCTATCGGCTCTTCGCGCTCCCACGACAGCGCCTTCGCGGCCGCCGTCAGGTGGACCGACTGTGGCCCCCAGACCCCCTGTTCGGGCGGCTCCCCTGTCGATACTAGAACCGGGACCGCCGGCTCGTCGAGCAGTTTGTGCGCGATGCCGCGACAGTCCTTGCCCTCCAGCAGGACATCGCGATTCGGCGGGTCAGCGAGGTGCTCCCAGCAGTCGAGTCGAGCCTTCACGCTGCCGAGGTTGGCGCGGTACTGCGTCGGCGTGACGTCGATTGGTTCGTCTGCGAGGTCCGTTTCAGGAGCTAGCAGTTCCTCGTACCGAAAGGCGAGTTCGCGTATCCGCTCGATGCCCTCGGGTGGCGCGCCGTCGTCGTGTTTGCGCCGGTAGTAGAGCTTTCGCGGACAGTAGGCCGCAGTCGCGAGGTCGGTAAAGGTCTGCACGCGGCGTCTGGGCGCTCTTTTGTATATAAATAGGCGGCGTGAGGCGACGAGCGGGCTACTCCTTCCAGATGATGCCGTCGGTTTCGCCGGTCATGACCTCGGTTCCGGTCTCGTTCGTACAGGAGAGGGAAACCGATAGTTCGTAGCGGTCCGGTCGTTCGGTGACGTCCTCGTTGGTCCAAATGCAGGTAATCGTCTCGCCGGTGTAGACGGGCTTGTGGAACTCGTATTCCATCCGAGTCGCCAGCACTTCGAGGTCGCCCCCGATTTTCGTCGGGAGGGTCGCGGTCAGAAGCCCCTGGACGACGAGACGGCCCTCCTCGTCGGGGTCGGTGTGGATGGCCTGTGTATCGCCCGACAGTTCGCCGAATCGCTCGACGTCCTCGGCGGTAAAGGTCCGTTCGTAGGTGTGGGTATCCCCGACAGCAGGTGTGTCATCGCTCATGAAAGAGCGCTACGGTGGCAGGAAAAAAGACGTTCGCGTTGGGTTGTGTCGTCAGTTGGTTCGTTAGTCGTCAGCAGGGGCGGCGCCGGTGCCGCTCTCGGCGGAGGCAGCGATGGTCGCACCGTTGGATTCCAGCGCCTCGACGATGAGTTCGGCCACGTCGACGATTTCGATGTCGTCCTCGAAGCCGCCGGTCTTGCGACCGTCCTCGTACATCGTCATGCACATCGGGCAGGCAACGACGAACTTCTCGACGGCCTGGCCCGCTTCGGTGTCTTCGAGTGCCTCGCGGAGACGCTCCTCGCTGGGCTTGGTTTCCTCTTCGAGGTCCATCCAGAGGCCGCCGCCACCGCCGCCACAGCAGAAACTGTTGTCGCGGTTGCGGGGCATCTCGTGGAGGTCACACCCGGTCGCACGCACGAGTTCGCGCGGCGCCTCGTACTCGTCGTTGTACCGGCCGAGGTGACAGGGGTCGTGGTAGGTGACCGTGTAGTCGAGTTCGGTCCCGGAGAGGCCGAGGACGTTGGCCTCGACCAGTTCCTCGACGGTCTGGGTCCAGTGCTGGACCTCGACGTCGCCGTCGCGGTTCCAGTAGCCCTCGATGGCGAACTCCATCATCGGGTCGTCGGCGAACTCGTCGAAGTCGACCTCGGGGTACTCGTTCTTGAACGTATTGTAGGAGTGGGGGTCCGTACAGACGATTTTGTCGTAGTCGCACTCCTCGAAGGTGTCGACGAGCGTGCCGGCCTGCTCGACGAAGAGGAACTCCTCGCCGATACGCCGGATGTCGTTGCCGTCGTAGACCTCGTCCTCGTAGAGGATGCCGACCTCGACGTCGGCGTGTTCGAAAATCTTCGCCAGCGAACGGGCGACCTTCTTGTTCCGTTCGTCGTAACTCGGGTAGTCGCCGACGTACCAGAGGTATTCGACCGATTCCTCGCGGGCGTCCGTGACCTCGAACTCCAGTTCCTCGGTCCAGTTGCCGCGGTCCGAGGGGGAGTCACCGAAGGTGTTGCCCTTCTGCATGACGTTCTGGAAGGTGTCCTGGATTTCGGGGCGGATGTCACCCTGGTCGGCCATCTGGCGATTGAGTCGGGTGAAGCTCTTGAGGTGCTCGATTTCGACGGGACAGGCGTCCATACAGGCCATACAGGCCATGCAGGATTCCATCGTCTCGGTGTCGATGACGCCGCTGCCGTCGGCGACGATTTCCTTGGTGTCGCCGCCGGCATCGATCTCTTCGCGGTACTCCTTGAGGTCGAGAATCACGTCACGCGGGTCCAGCGGCCGGCCGGAGGCGTTGGCGGGACACACGGAGGAACAGCGACCACACTTCGTACAGGCGTCCTGGTCGAGCAGTTCCTTCCAGGTGAAGTCGTCGATGGATTCGGCGTTCGTGGCGTCGAGGTCCGAGGGGACGCCGGGCAGGCGGGCGCCGGCCTTCTCGTCGCGGGTGACGACGTTGGCGAACGACGAGAACATGTGGAACGGCTTGGCGTAGGGGATGGCCGCGATGAAGACGAAGGCCAACAGCGCGTGGGACCACCAGGCCAGCGGGTAGACGGCCGCGGCACCGGAGGCATCAAGGCCGATAGCAGCGAGGGCGCCAGCGACGGCCATGCCGACGAAGCTCACCGATTCGGGGCCCTGCCCGATGATGCGGATGCCTTCGAGCAGGAAGCCGCCGATGCCGAGGAAGAACAGCGACCACACGAGGAAGGCGTCCTCCCAGTTGGTGTGTTTGCCCCACAGGCGGTCGTTGCGGGCGACGTAGCGGCGCCAGATGGCGACGCCGAGACCGACCACGAACAGGAGGCCGAGAGCGTCGGTCACCAGCTGATAGGAGAGATAGAAGTCACCGACCCAGAAGGACTCGCCAGTAGCGACGCGGTAGACGTCGACATCGATGGTGAGGATGGCGGTCGCGATAAACAGGGTCAGAAAGCCCCACAGGATGAAGGCGTGCATCAGCCCGCCCACCAGATCGCGGTTGAACTGTTTCTCGTTCGATGCGACGATTTTCGCCGCGCTGATGACCCGGTTCGGCAGGTCATCGAGGCGGTCGAACCAGTCGTCTTCACCCTCGGCATAGCGCGCGAAGCGCCCATAGATGCCGATGGCGGCGACCAGAACGGTCAGCGCGGCGAGGAAGTAGAACACGACCTTCTGAACGGGGCCGATCTGCCAGTAGACCTCGCGGGCAACGCTTTCTCCCGCCTGAATCGGAAGCGCCGGTAGCATACGGAGAAATCCGTGGTGCTATCCGCTTAAGCTTTGTTACACAGTCCCGCGAGAGCGCCGCCGTCCGGCAAATATTGGGGTTTGAGAGGCCGGGACTGTGAATAGCCGGCTAGTTTATATTGCCGGGGATAGGCGGTGGTCCGCGACGGTCCACCAGTGGGGCGAATCCGACGGTTCAGATGAACTCACGAACCTCGGAGTACCACATATCGTGGTGGTCCAAGGCGTCGATGTTGCGAGCGATTTTCGCCGCGATAACGTGCCAACAGAGGTCCGTCGGGTCCTCGGGGTCGAGGTTGTAGCGGGAGTCCTCGCACTCGCAGGTGTCGTCCTCGACGACGTGTTCCTCGGAGTGGCCGACGACGACGGTGAAATCCCGGTATTCCTTGACTCGCTTTTCGCCGACGGCTTCGATGGCCTTCACGCCGCGGTCGCCGTGGGTGGCGATGATGCGGTCGACGGCGTCGCTACTCAACTCGCCGTCGGCTTCCAGTATCGCCTCCCACTCATCGACCGCTGTCACTATCGGAGACGTGTGTGCCCGGGAGGAAAACAGGTTCGGTCGGCCGAGGAACCCGTTGCTTTTCTTGCCGGACCGACCAACCACAGACATGGAAGTCCGCGAGGGGGACGTCAGAATCGAGGTGCCCGAGGAACGCCACGGCGCCAGCGAAGGCTCCGGGTCAGGCGTTTTTTATAACCCCGTTCAGGAATTGAATCGCGACATCACGGCGGGCGTCCTCCGTGCGGTCGCCGACGATTGTGAGACGTATCTCGATGCCATGACTGCAAGCGGCGTGCGAGCAGTTCGGGCCGCCGAGGCCGGCTACGAGGCGACTGGGTGTGACGTCGACCCCGACGCGGTCGAATTGGCACGCCGGAACTTCGAGTTGAACGACCTCGACGGCGACGTCGTCCATCGGAACGTCAACGCGCACATGCACGAGACGGATTACGACGTCATCGACCTGGACCCCTTCGGGACGCCGATTCCCTTCGCTGACGCGGCGTTTCAGAGCGGCCGCGAGTACGTCTGTGTCACCGCAACCGATACCGCCCCGCTCTGTGGCGCCCACTTCGAAAGCGGCGTCCGGAGTTACGGTGCCGTCCCCCGGAACACCGAGTTCCACAGCGAGATGGGCCTGCGCGTGCTGCTGTCGGCGCTCGTCCGGACCGCCGCCCGCTACGACGTGGCTGCCCGGCCCGTCTTGAGCCACGCGACAAGCCACTACGTGCGCACGTATCTGGAACTCGAATCAGGCGCGAAAGCCGCCAACCGACTCATCGAGCAGTTGGGCTACCTCGACCACTGCCAGCAGTGTCTCTGGCGCGAGAGCGAGCAGACGCTCATCGCCGACCCGACTCACGAATGTCCGAACTGTGGGCAGTCGACGTGGACGGCCGGCCAGATATGGCTCGGCCCCGCCCACGACGCCGAGTTCGTCGAACGGGTGTCCGAAGCGATTCCGCCAACCTTCGGCACTGCCGAGAAATCGAAGGATCTGCTGGC of the Natronomonas halophila genome contains:
- a CDS encoding SprT-like domain-containing protein, which encodes MTGRSSGRRRGSLRDDHHLSERARTYGEAVVRSDGWPLSALDCSDIAWATTTRTRRRNGRCAYEPDGGCVITIGEHVYERGGFAACEEIIRHELVHAWQHQHRGERVVISDDVASIIDGDTTAETVRIEPGHGPSFQTWVEPLDLSGRCSTPYERERADYNYVVECPDCGEWWGKFRLCKTVRQAAHGRVGTTGYRYCTDCETLLYLRSGDRYLDHGPHDDEAIRAFTEEEIETVPTTPVRLLEPASR
- a CDS encoding CDP-2,3-bis-(O-geranylgeranyl)-sn-glycerol synthase, giving the protein MVVETVVIAFWAMLPAYIPNNVAVLAGGGRPIDGGRTLDDGKRILGDGKTWRGTAFGTAAGVVVALLLNQLHDGFASLSGVGVPEFPLHAAVALAFGAMLGDILASFLKRRTGRERGAVFPGVDQLDFVVVSLLLTFIVATGWFRATFTLPVIVAILVLTPVLHVGTNMLAYAFGLKDEPW
- a CDS encoding proline dehydrogenase family protein; protein product: MIPPIARRFVAGESAASAMDHARGLNDDGIGAILNLLGEHYDERRPADEDTRTYCDLLDEIGETSLDACISVKPSQLGLDVGEGVFRENLERIVEAAAANEAFVWMDMEDHTTTEATLDAFEAQVETYPKMGLCLQANLKRTPSDIERLADRPGRMRLVKGAYDEPPEVSYTDKARVNEAYRENLEFAFQEFDAGVAVGSHDPEMIDYAKDLHEEYGTPYEVQMLMGVREEAQRDLAADGVTVYQYAPYGDRWLSYFYRRVMERKENALFALRAVLGR
- a CDS encoding DUF502 domain-containing protein, with protein sequence MLSSSWKRDIASGLIVLVPILVTAYVVAFIYQAIANLPFLESTLEGQPVEARVAITLVLFGLLVLSVGYLMRTAVGDFLEGALDGMMNRLPGLRIVYNASKMAVETAVSGPEDLQTPVKLETWDGMRMTAFKTGKQTEDGRDVLFLPTAPNITTGYVVEVEPDRYTEVDENVEDALTRILSAGFGESRDHGIHIDVTEEMSASEDDRDDRDQD
- a CDS encoding MATE family efflux transporter, translated to MVEQTTRTLMRTVDILVTALFSPIAVAAIGLADLYARFPLWVGLGMGSGAIALSSQDTGSGAIANRDEAISQALVVGAVIGVPFAVGGILFGEQAIALLGAPDDVASLGGTYLAIVLATAPARHVGLIAARSLQGTGDTRTPMYVNIVANVLNIAGSVTLGLGLLGAPRLSVVGVGLATAAANVFTAVMLLVALATGWADANLARPQDLVITKQLLQVSAPSVGEGLISTLVEFPLNAILLGFGTEINAAFHIGRRLYQQLTGPISRGFHVGASVLVGQALGDGDAELARFQGWATAGLGALLVGGFGAILALVAEPFVSVFTDDVATITYATGFARVYGLTAVFLVTFAILQGAFAGASETRIPFVARTSGLAIFMLGFTYLVGVVLDYGVIGAYFGIGLAYVWMAVVVVVSFHRGGWAERAASMLAERGSAP
- a CDS encoding CRISPR-associated protein Cas4, which produces MQTFTDLATAAYCPRKLYYRRKHDDGAPPEGIERIRELAFRYEELLAPETDLADEPIDVTPTQYRANLGSVKARLDCWEHLADPPNRDVLLEGKDCRGIAHKLLDEPAVPVLVSTGEPPEQGVWGPQSVHLTAAAKALSWEREEPIERGFIEYPTHGIVREVRLTTRKKALYRRALRTAESLDGPPPRLHDDARCGACEYREECGMKTRSLRSRLSL
- a CDS encoding MaoC/PaaZ C-terminal domain-containing protein; its protein translation is MSDDTPAVGDTHTYERTFTAEDVERFGELSGDTQAIHTDPDEEGRLVVQGLLTATLPTKIGGDLEVLATRMEYEFHKPVYTGETITCIWTNEDVTERPDRYELSVSLSCTNETGTEVMTGETDGIIWKE
- a CDS encoding heterodisulfide reductase-related iron-sulfur binding cluster encodes the protein MLPALPIQAGESVAREVYWQIGPVQKVVFYFLAALTVLVAAIGIYGRFARYAEGEDDWFDRLDDLPNRVISAAKIVASNEKQFNRDLVGGLMHAFILWGFLTLFIATAILTIDVDVYRVATGESFWVGDFYLSYQLVTDALGLLFVVGLGVAIWRRYVARNDRLWGKHTNWEDAFLVWSLFFLGIGGFLLEGIRIIGQGPESVSFVGMAVAGALAAIGLDASGAAAVYPLAWWSHALLAFVFIAAIPYAKPFHMFSSFANVVTRDEKAGARLPGVPSDLDATNAESIDDFTWKELLDQDACTKCGRCSSVCPANASGRPLDPRDVILDLKEYREEIDAGGDTKEIVADGSGVIDTETMESCMACMACMDACPVEIEHLKSFTRLNRQMADQGDIRPEIQDTFQNVMQKGNTFGDSPSDRGNWTEELEFEVTDAREESVEYLWYVGDYPSYDERNKKVARSLAKIFEHADVEVGILYEDEVYDGNDIRRIGEEFLFVEQAGTLVDTFEECDYDKIVCTDPHSYNTFKNEYPEVDFDEFADDPMMEFAIEGYWNRDGDVEVQHWTQTVEELVEANVLGLSGTELDYTVTYHDPCHLGRYNDEYEAPRELVRATGCDLHEMPRNRDNSFCCGGGGGGLWMDLEEETKPSEERLREALEDTEAGQAVEKFVVACPMCMTMYEDGRKTGGFEDDIEIVDVAELIVEALESNGATIAASAESGTGAAPADD
- a CDS encoding tRNA (guanine(26)-N(2))-dimethyltransferase; translated protein: MEVREGDVRIEVPEERHGASEGSGSGVFYNPVQELNRDITAGVLRAVADDCETYLDAMTASGVRAVRAAEAGYEATGCDVDPDAVELARRNFELNDLDGDVVHRNVNAHMHETDYDVIDLDPFGTPIPFADAAFQSGREYVCVTATDTAPLCGAHFESGVRSYGAVPRNTEFHSEMGLRVLLSALVRTAARYDVAARPVLSHATSHYVRTYLELESGAKAANRLIEQLGYLDHCQQCLWRESEQTLIADPTHECPNCGQSTWTAGQIWLGPAHDAEFVERVSEAIPPTFGTAEKSKDLLATIADELHEPTHYDQHKLYKRWGEPNPAMDDFLEDLRAAGHETSRTHFGGTTFKTDADVTEIRDAVE